The DNA region CGAGTGGGTGAAGATCACCAGGAGCGCCAGCAGCACCGAGTAGACCGTCTTCACTAGGAAGAGCCCGGCCACCCGCTCGATGTTGCCGATCACCCGGCGGCCCTCGGCGACCACCGAGGGCATCGTCGCGAAGGAGTCGTTCAGCAGGACGATCTGCGCGACCGCCTTGGTGGCGTCGCTGCCGGTGCCCATCGCCACGCCGATGTCCGCGTCCTTGAGCGCCAGCACGTCGTTGACGCCGTCGCCGGTCATCGCCACGGTGTGCCCGCGCGACTGCAGCGCGCCGACCAGCTCGCGCTTCTGCTGCGGGGTGACCCGGCCGAAGACGGTGGTCCGCTCGGCGGTGTCGGCGAAGGCCTGCGGATCGGCGGGCAGGGTGCGCGCGTCCAGGGGGTGGTCGGCGCCGGGCAGGCCGAGGTGGGCGGCGACCGCACCGACCGAGACGGCGGCGTCACCCGAGATCACCTTGGCCTGGACGCGCTGGCTCTCGAAGTAGCGCAGGGTGTCGGCGGCGTCGTCGCGCAGCCGCTGCTGGAGCACCACCAGCGCGAGCGGCCGGAGGCCGGCGGCCGGGTCCGGGGCGTCCAGCGGCACGGCCGTGCGGCCGAGCAGCAGCACCCGCAGGCCCTGGGCGCCCAGCTCGTCGACCTCGGCCAGCGCCGGGTGGCCGGCCGGCAGCAGGACGTCCGGCGCGCCGAGCAGCCAGGTGGCCTCGCCGCCCTGCGGCTCCAGCAGCTGCACGCCGCTCCACTTGCGGGCGGAGGAGAAGGGCATCGCCTCGATCACCCGCCAGCCGCCGGTGCGCTCACCGCTGCCGTCGCCGTAGGCGTCGATCACGGCCCGCATGGACGGGTTGGGGCGGGCGTCGGCCCCGGCCATCATGCCCAGGGCCTGCTTGACGGTCTCCTTGACGGTGCCGCGGTCGTCCGGTCCGCCCCGGCCGCGGGGGGAGTCCCCGGGGCCGGCGGGGCGCCGTCCGTCCGGGGCGGGGGCGTCGGGGGCGGGGCCGTCCGGGAGGGGGTGGTCCGGGTCCTCGCCGGTGTCGATCAGGCGCAGGTCGACGACGTCCATGCCGCCCTCGGTCAGGGTGCCGGTCTTGTCCAGGCAGACGGTGTCCACCCGGGCCAGCCCCTCGATCGCGGGCAGCTCCTGCACCAGGCACTGCTTGCGGCCCAGCCGGACCACCCCGATCGCGAAGGCCACCGAGGTCAGCAGCACCAGCCCCTCGGGCACCATCGGCACGATCCCGGCGATCATCCGGCGGACCGCCTCCCGCCAGTCCCTGCCCTCCACCGCCAGCTGGCTGATGATCAGGCCGATCGCGGTGGGCACCAGCAGCCAGGTGATGAACCGCAGGATGCTGTCGATGCCGCTGCGCAGCTCCGACTTCACCAGGGTGAACCGGCTCGCCTCCTCGGCCAGCTGCGCCGCGTAGGCCTCGCGGCCGACCTTGGTGGCGGTGAACGCGCCCGCGCCGGCCACCACGAAGCTGCCGGACATCACCTGGTCGCCGGGCTGCTTGAGGACCGGGTCCGGTTCGCCGGTGAGCAGCGACTCGTCGATCTCCAGGCCGTCGGCCTCGGTGACCTCGCCGTCGACGATCACCTTGTCGCCGATGCCGAGCAGCACGGTGTCGTCCAGCACGATCCCGCCGACCGCGACCTGCTGGACGGTGCCGTCCCGGCGCACCTGGGGCTTGGCCTCGCCGATCAGCGCGAGGCTGTCCAGCGTCTTCTTCGCGCGCAGTTCCTGGATGATGCCGATCGCGGTGTTGGCGACGATGACCAGGCCGAAGAGTCCGTCCTGGAGCGGTCCGACGACCAGGATGATCCCGAACATCACGCCGATGATCGCGTTGAAGCGGGTGAAGACGTTGGCCCGGACGATCTCCCTGGTCGAGCGGCTGGAGCGGACCGGGACGTCGTTGACCTCGCCGCGGGCGACCCGTTCGGCCACCTCGGCGGAGGTCAGCCCGCCGCGCCGGCCGGGCAACAGCCCGAGCGGGTGGGCGCCCTCGGACTTCTCCTCGGTGGGCTGGTCCCCGGCAGGCTGGGCGGGCTGCGTCATGGCACCGACTCTACGGGTGCCTTATGTCCGATGCGTGCTACTAAAGGACTATTCAGTCCGACTGGGTGGCCGGGTCGGCGTCGTTCCCGTTCGGGCCCCGCTTCGGCGCCGCGGCGGCCCCGGCGAGGTCGGCCGTCCCGGCGGCCCGGCTGCGGGCGATGGCGTCCCGGCGGGCGCGGCAGTACCAGAGGCCGATCAGGCCGAGGCCGCTGCCGGCCAGGCAGATCCACGGCCAGTTGCCGTGGCCGTGGTCGGAGAGGGTGCCCCAGAAGGGGAGCATCACCAGGAAGGCGACGAACCACAGCACCGTGCCGCCGCCGACGATGGCGACATCGTTGGCCTCCAGCGGCGGGGGCGAGGGGTGCAGCGGCGTCTTCGGCATGGGCCCTAGGGTACGGTGCGGCGGGCGCTTGTCCGATTCCGTGCGGTCGCTGTTCCCCTGCTTTCCGGGAACCCCTTCGTTCTACGCGCGAAGATAGCGAACGGGCGATCGAGGAACCCATACTTGT from Kitasatospora sp. NBC_00458 includes:
- a CDS encoding HAD-IC family P-type ATPase, whose protein sequence is MTQPAQPAGDQPTEEKSEGAHPLGLLPGRRGGLTSAEVAERVARGEVNDVPVRSSRSTREIVRANVFTRFNAIIGVMFGIILVVGPLQDGLFGLVIVANTAIGIIQELRAKKTLDSLALIGEAKPQVRRDGTVQQVAVGGIVLDDTVLLGIGDKVIVDGEVTEADGLEIDESLLTGEPDPVLKQPGDQVMSGSFVVAGAGAFTATKVGREAYAAQLAEEASRFTLVKSELRSGIDSILRFITWLLVPTAIGLIISQLAVEGRDWREAVRRMIAGIVPMVPEGLVLLTSVAFAIGVVRLGRKQCLVQELPAIEGLARVDTVCLDKTGTLTEGGMDVVDLRLIDTGEDPDHPLPDGPAPDAPAPDGRRPAGPGDSPRGRGGPDDRGTVKETVKQALGMMAGADARPNPSMRAVIDAYGDGSGERTGGWRVIEAMPFSSARKWSGVQLLEPQGGEATWLLGAPDVLLPAGHPALAEVDELGAQGLRVLLLGRTAVPLDAPDPAAGLRPLALVVLQQRLRDDAADTLRYFESQRVQAKVISGDAAVSVGAVAAHLGLPGADHPLDARTLPADPQAFADTAERTTVFGRVTPQQKRELVGALQSRGHTVAMTGDGVNDVLALKDADIGVAMGTGSDATKAVAQIVLLNDSFATMPSVVAEGRRVIGNIERVAGLFLVKTVYSVLLALLVIFTHSPYPFLPRHSTVLSTLTIGVPAFFLALAPNNERARTGFVRRVLRLAIPGGVIAGTATFTAYALARADHATDLESDTSVATLTLFLVAIWVLAIVARPYNWWRLLLIGTMCGAFTLVLTVPWLSDFFQLSLSGTRDPWIGVGIALVAGILLEVTWRIMRRTADD
- a CDS encoding DUF2530 domain-containing protein; translated protein: MPKTPLHPSPPPLEANDVAIVGGGTVLWFVAFLVMLPFWGTLSDHGHGNWPWICLAGSGLGLIGLWYCRARRDAIARSRAAGTADLAGAAAAPKRGPNGNDADPATQSD